A genomic region of Methanothermobacter sp. CaT2 contains the following coding sequences:
- a CDS encoding glycosyltransferase family 4 protein yields the protein MKKIVLIRSLPFTRDIRIKKEALSLRSFYDVSVIMWDRDGSLKDSDIENLKIKRFPLETSTKKKTTIYMPLWWLFIVFNLIGEKWDYVHAADFDTFFPAIFICKLRKIPIIYDIVDFYSDTVLYFSRVLSFVVATIDKFLMNFADAIILPDKARLEQVGLSDESKVYFIVNSPSSKEYKDLSINYNFKREDRKLNLFFGGGVSPERGIDFLCEAVKESQEFYLRVIGPAPYAYRKFLYATYNNCKNIDLHLKAVPHETIINETMNADVTFALYDPNVPNNRYASPNKLYEAMMCSKPIIVSDNTTMANIVREEKCGLIVPYGNVEKLKEVLNLLKESPNLRKKLGKNGKKAYENSYNWEIMEKRLLAIYENL from the coding sequence ATGAAAAAAATAGTTTTAATTCGTTCTTTACCATTCACAAGGGATATCCGCATAAAAAAGGAAGCTTTGAGTTTAAGGAGTTTCTATGATGTTTCTGTTATAATGTGGGATCGAGATGGATCGCTGAAAGATTCAGATATAGAAAACTTAAAAATAAAGAGATTTCCATTGGAAACATCCACAAAAAAGAAAACGACAATTTACATGCCTCTATGGTGGCTTTTTATAGTATTTAATTTAATAGGTGAAAAATGGGATTATGTGCATGCTGCTGATTTTGACACTTTTTTCCCGGCAATTTTTATTTGTAAGCTGAGGAAAATCCCCATAATATATGATATAGTTGATTTTTATAGTGATACAGTGTTATATTTCAGCAGAGTCCTAAGTTTTGTGGTGGCCACTATCGATAAATTTTTAATGAACTTTGCTGATGCAATTATTTTACCGGACAAGGCTCGTCTTGAACAAGTCGGACTTAGCGATGAAAGTAAAGTATATTTCATAGTAAATTCTCCATCTTCCAAAGAATATAAAGATCTATCTATCAACTATAACTTCAAGAGGGAGGATCGTAAATTAAATTTGTTTTTTGGTGGAGGTGTCTCCCCAGAGAGAGGTATAGATTTTTTATGTGAAGCCGTAAAAGAATCTCAAGAATTCTATCTAAGGGTAATAGGCCCTGCCCCTTATGCCTACAGGAAATTCTTGTATGCAACTTATAATAATTGTAAAAATATAGATTTGCATTTAAAAGCGGTTCCACATGAGACAATAATCAACGAGACAATGAATGCTGATGTTACCTTTGCATTATATGACCCAAATGTTCCTAACAACAGATATGCAAGTCCAAACAAGCTTTATGAAGCAATGATGTGTTCTAAACCTATAATAGTTAGTGATAACACTACTATGGCCAATATTGTCCGTGAGGAAAAATGTGGTTTAATCGTTCCATATGGCAATGTTGAAAAATTAAAAGAAGTGTTAAATTTGCTGAAAGAATCTCCTAATTTAAGAAAAAAATTAGGTAAAAACGGCAAAAAAGCTTATGAGAATAGTTATAATTGGGAAATAATGGAAAAAAGACTTTTAGCGATTTATGAGAACTTGTGA
- a CDS encoding D-glucuronyl C5-epimerase family protein, translated as MKRVFPVILGLIFILACNPSHAVDNTTDCNGTPNHLNRSYYLDNYQELLKGAVKNNTRIRNHLYTRYTSTGDRRYYQAYVDAGYAVKIFSGIKSKRALRSDEKIIEIKTIQANNAYYSRKLSPSDTTVIVFNSRACQFRNMPVPEFKSNLPFVYYKNRGWHIYPVTTSNLASGCRNTTDFLEVLDEQKLTANFRTYRGMRYAVFPMYFDYHGSGTGWLDSFAQGNLAGHYARAYNLTGKREYLDISNSLVNSFYAPTNLVKTTKYGNFYLHYNFLREHYILNAHLICTLGINNVHRYTGNSRALNLFRNGVSTFRRMNWRFDSGRWTYYAVSGRYYRPAWLASESYHRLHVQLANQVWKATGDSYYRSIALRWNGYLKRKGLRPERI; from the coding sequence ATGAAAAGGGTTTTTCCAGTGATCCTTGGCTTAATTTTCATCCTTGCATGCAACCCATCCCATGCAGTGGATAACACCACAGACTGCAACGGGACACCCAACCACCTGAACCGCTCATATTACCTGGACAATTACCAGGAACTCCTCAAGGGGGCCGTTAAAAATAACACGAGGATAAGAAACCACCTTTATACACGGTACACCTCAACAGGTGATAGAAGGTACTATCAGGCATACGTAGATGCTGGGTATGCCGTTAAAATCTTCTCAGGCATCAAAAGTAAGAGGGCCTTGAGGAGCGATGAGAAGATAATTGAGATCAAGACCATACAGGCCAATAACGCCTACTACTCCAGGAAACTTTCACCATCAGACACGACGGTGATTGTATTCAACAGCAGGGCCTGCCAGTTCAGGAACATGCCTGTCCCGGAGTTCAAGAGCAACCTCCCCTTTGTCTACTACAAAAACAGGGGATGGCACATTTACCCTGTAACAACATCCAACCTTGCAAGTGGCTGCAGAAACACCACAGACTTCCTTGAAGTGCTGGATGAACAGAAACTCACCGCAAACTTCAGGACGTACAGGGGTATGCGCTACGCGGTATTCCCCATGTACTTTGACTACCATGGCTCAGGTACCGGCTGGCTTGACAGCTTCGCCCAGGGCAACCTTGCAGGCCACTACGCCAGGGCATACAACCTCACAGGTAAAAGGGAGTACCTTGACATCTCAAATTCCCTCGTAAACAGTTTTTATGCCCCAACAAACCTTGTGAAAACCACGAAATACGGTAACTTCTACCTCCACTACAACTTTCTGAGGGAACACTACATCCTCAACGCCCACCTCATCTGCACACTGGGAATCAACAACGTCCACAGGTACACAGGAAACTCAAGAGCGCTTAACCTATTCCGAAATGGCGTATCAACCTTCAGGAGGATGAACTGGAGGTTCGACAGTGGGCGATGGACATATTATGCTGTGAGCGGCAGGTACTACAGGCCGGCATGGCTAGCCAGTGAGAGCTACCACAGACTCCACGTACAGCTTGCAAACCAGGTCTGGAAAGCAACGGGGGACAGCTACTACCGCAGCATTGCCTTAAGGTGGAACGGTTACCTGAAAAGGAAGGGACTCAGACCCGAGAGGATCTGA
- a CDS encoding CDP-glycerol glycerophosphotransferase family protein, translating into MTFNIIKRLIINILNLPLYIVSKIIPKTKDIWVFGSWFGHKYADNSRYLFEFINENKPFIRAVWLTEDKETFNYLRKKGYEVYYTYSIYGYYISSRSTISFVSTDFKDVNRFVPTPIIFYLGHGIPLKKIGYDDSINFSDGRRFTGKLLKLLFPFLRNMNDYDYILASSNVDATTLASAFRKNMADILILGLPRNDVFFMRSNLRSYESDNLKIVYLPTHRKEGSNNFFNFFVDDLKFVDKDLEKLKAKLFIKFHFYHGDSHLSLNSYKQIKPLEVDDIHSVINNFDILITDYSSIYIDFLLTEKPIIFFPFDYEDYIENDRELYHDYNRVTPGPKCKDWSEVIRWIEKFKENPSLFLEERRAIKRLFHRYSDGKNSERVFEYVEHEILHK; encoded by the coding sequence GTGACATTTAATATCATAAAAAGATTAATAATAAATATTCTTAACTTACCACTTTATATTGTCTCTAAAATTATTCCAAAAACTAAGGATATATGGGTCTTTGGTTCCTGGTTTGGACATAAATATGCAGACAACAGCAGATACCTTTTTGAATTCATAAATGAGAATAAACCTTTTATAAGGGCAGTATGGTTAACTGAAGACAAAGAAACATTTAATTATCTAAGAAAAAAAGGTTATGAGGTTTATTATACGTATAGCATTTATGGATACTACATCTCCAGCAGAAGTACAATAAGCTTTGTCTCTACTGATTTTAAAGATGTTAATCGTTTTGTACCGACTCCCATTATTTTCTACCTTGGACATGGCATCCCTCTAAAGAAAATAGGTTATGATGACTCAATCAACTTTTCAGATGGAAGGCGTTTTACAGGCAAATTACTCAAGCTTCTGTTTCCATTTTTAAGAAACATGAATGATTATGATTACATCTTAGCTTCATCTAATGTTGATGCGACGACGCTTGCATCAGCTTTTAGAAAAAACATGGCTGATATTCTAATACTTGGATTACCAAGGAATGATGTTTTTTTCATGAGATCAAATCTTAGGTCGTATGAATCAGATAATCTTAAAATAGTTTACCTTCCTACTCATAGAAAGGAAGGTTCAAATAACTTTTTTAATTTTTTTGTAGATGATCTAAAATTCGTTGATAAAGACTTAGAAAAATTAAAAGCTAAACTTTTCATAAAGTTTCATTTTTATCATGGAGATTCACATTTAAGTTTGAACTCATATAAACAAATTAAACCTTTGGAGGTAGATGACATTCATTCTGTAATCAATAATTTTGATATTTTAATAACTGACTATTCTAGCATATATATAGATTTTTTGCTGACCGAAAAACCTATTATATTTTTTCCGTTTGACTATGAAGATTATATTGAGAATGATAGGGAATTATATCATGATTACAATAGAGTTACACCAGGACCTAAATGTAAAGATTGGTCTGAGGTCATTAGATGGATAGAAAAGTTTAAGGAAAACCCTTCCTTGTTTCTCGAAGAAAGAAGGGCTATAAAAAGGTTATTCCATAGATACAGTGATGGTAAAAATTCGGAACGTGTTTTTGAATATGTAGAACATGAGATATTACATAAATGA
- a CDS encoding glycosyltransferase — MEGKIFAVTVTYGNRFHLLKKVIEAALREGVHKVIVVDNNSDKQSREKLMEYHAKNRTNVEVLYLPENLGSAGGFKRGLELAYSDPECEFIWLLDDDNMPCPGSLRILTEYWDKMETNYGKPLALLSYRKKEIYTKSLLLGDPKIIMGRENSFFNFHICEIPNYIKNRLTKKRNRKYKTDQKFVELSVAPYGGLFFKKEIVKIIGYPNEKFYLYSDDYDWTYRITKMGGHIILLKCSYIKDLDKWQEKTLLSSFTPLNAHRMYYLMRNQVYFENKYLKKNEFIYTINYLVFITLILLKSIFSFKTLYVFRIALKASADGRKGKLGIRSSIDL; from the coding sequence ATGGAAGGAAAGATCTTTGCTGTGACTGTAACGTATGGTAACAGGTTCCACTTACTCAAAAAGGTTATAGAAGCCGCTCTGAGGGAGGGAGTCCATAAGGTAATAGTTGTTGATAATAATTCAGATAAGCAGAGTAGAGAAAAATTGATGGAATATCACGCGAAAAACAGGACAAATGTTGAAGTTCTTTATCTACCAGAGAATCTTGGTTCTGCTGGTGGATTCAAGAGAGGACTTGAACTCGCATACAGTGACCCTGAATGCGAATTCATATGGCTCCTAGATGATGATAACATGCCATGTCCCGGATCACTCAGAATTCTTACAGAATACTGGGATAAAATGGAAACTAATTATGGAAAACCCCTTGCCCTTTTGTCTTACAGAAAAAAAGAAATTTATACAAAATCGCTTTTATTAGGCGATCCAAAAATTATTATGGGTAGAGAAAACAGTTTTTTTAATTTCCACATATGCGAAATTCCTAATTATATAAAAAATAGACTCACTAAAAAAAGAAATAGGAAATATAAAACCGATCAAAAATTTGTAGAACTCTCTGTCGCACCATACGGAGGTCTTTTTTTTAAGAAGGAAATTGTTAAGATTATTGGTTACCCTAACGAAAAATTCTATTTATATTCTGATGACTACGACTGGACCTACAGGATCACGAAAATGGGAGGTCATATAATCCTTCTTAAATGTAGTTACATAAAAGATTTAGATAAATGGCAGGAAAAAACACTTCTATCATCGTTCACACCTTTAAATGCGCATAGAATGTACTATCTAATGCGAAATCAAGTTTATTTTGAAAATAAGTACCTTAAAAAAAATGAATTTATTTATACAATTAACTATCTTGTATTTATCACATTAATTCTATTAAAAAGCATATTTTCCTTTAAGACATTATATGTATTTAGAATTGCATTAAAAGCCAGTGCAGACGGTAGAAAAGGAAAATTGGGAATTCGTTCTTCAATAGATCTATAA
- a CDS encoding glycosyltransferase family 2 protein yields the protein MASRDVSGDVKVAAVVVTYNRKELLMECLEALMKQTRPLQAIYIIDNASTDGTPELLHQEGYSPSPEGGTLTLKTPENQEEIRVTHIRLPENTGGAGGFHEGVKRAYQDGYDWIWLMDDDAEPLPDSLEKLLVYASDDLSAICCAVLDSKNNISVNHRGYANLERIFPLIQTPLSKEMYEKKWVSIDTASFVGILINSNKIKKVGLPREEFFIHHDDIEYCLRLGTQGKLILVPGSVIIHKEDSKKDLSEKTFLGKPIYTVSLDKLWITYYGTRNLAYIGRNYSKNKLRFYMLLFKNLILSLAANMLLRDNKYRRIKFTICSYLDGIRGVFDNEKPKRILYSD from the coding sequence ATGGCCTCCAGGGATGTTTCCGGTGATGTGAAGGTTGCTGCAGTGGTGGTAACCTACAACCGTAAGGAGCTGCTCATGGAATGCCTGGAGGCACTCATGAAGCAGACAAGACCCCTCCAGGCGATATACATCATAGACAACGCCTCAACCGATGGAACACCAGAACTCCTCCACCAGGAGGGCTACAGCCCCAGCCCAGAGGGAGGAACACTCACACTGAAAACCCCAGAAAACCAGGAAGAAATCAGAGTCACCCACATAAGACTACCCGAAAACACCGGCGGAGCAGGAGGATTCCACGAAGGAGTCAAAAGAGCCTACCAGGACGGATACGACTGGATCTGGCTAATGGACGACGATGCGGAACCACTACCAGATAGCCTTGAAAAGTTACTTGTATATGCTTCAGATGACCTTTCGGCGATTTGCTGTGCAGTTCTAGATTCTAAAAATAATATCTCTGTTAATCACAGAGGATATGCAAACCTTGAGAGAATTTTCCCACTCATCCAAACACCCCTCAGTAAAGAAATGTATGAAAAGAAGTGGGTATCCATTGATACTGCTTCATTTGTCGGTATACTCATAAACAGTAACAAGATCAAAAAGGTGGGCCTTCCAAGAGAGGAATTTTTCATTCATCATGATGATATAGAATACTGTCTCAGGCTTGGCACTCAAGGTAAATTGATACTTGTACCTGGAAGTGTGATTATCCATAAAGAGGACTCCAAGAAAGATCTCAGTGAAAAAACATTTTTAGGTAAACCCATTTACACAGTTTCCCTGGATAAGCTCTGGATAACTTATTACGGTACTCGAAACCTGGCTTATATTGGCAGGAATTATTCAAAAAATAAATTAAGGTTTTATATGCTCCTTTTTAAGAATCTGATTTTATCATTAGCGGCGAATATGTTGTTAAGGGATAACAAATATAGAAGAATAAAGTTTACAATTTGCTCATATCTCGATGGTATAAGGGGCGTATTTGATAATGAAAAACCAAAAAGGATACTTTACAGTGATTAG
- a CDS encoding glycosyltransferase, whose translation MISVICVYNDRETLRRFLLRDLREGDDYELILLDNTTGRFSSAAEALNHGAEMATGDTLIFAHQDVQVKPEAIRRMASYTSALEDAGVLGAAGVAGPFRLFSCMKQGDPPVDVGRRIGAPVRVQTVDECLFALPSEVWRRHPFDEETCSHWHLYAVERCLALRKKGYSIYAVSQEPPRGVGRP comes from the coding sequence ATGATATCAGTAATATGTGTCTACAATGATAGGGAAACCCTCAGAAGGTTCCTGCTCAGGGACCTCCGTGAAGGGGACGATTATGAACTCATACTCCTTGATAACACCACCGGTAGATTCAGTTCAGCGGCCGAGGCCCTCAACCACGGGGCGGAGATGGCCACAGGTGACACCCTCATATTCGCCCACCAGGACGTGCAGGTAAAACCGGAGGCCATCAGACGGATGGCCTCATATACATCGGCACTGGAGGATGCGGGGGTCCTGGGTGCTGCCGGAGTGGCCGGCCCCTTCAGGCTGTTCTCATGCATGAAACAGGGCGACCCACCAGTGGATGTTGGGAGGAGAATTGGGGCTCCGGTGAGGGTTCAGACCGTTGATGAGTGCCTCTTTGCCCTACCCTCTGAGGTCTGGAGGAGGCACCCCTTTGATGAAGAGACATGCAGCCACTGGCACCTCTACGCGGTTGAACGGTGCCTCGCCCTCAGGAAGAAGGGTTACAGTATCTACGCGGTCTCACAAGAGCCCCCAAGGGGAGTGGGACGCCCTTAA
- a CDS encoding DUF1972 domain-containing protein, translating to MVNDKRIVLIGSRGIPAKYGGFETFAEGLSTRLAADGYDITVTCEYEPPESRIENYNGVKLIHFPLKPPGNYFLRKFYENLSDIYFLIKLARKFDIIYFLGIEVGLFLFIPKLLNRNLFLIVNIDGVMWKRTKFNIIERWLLKVNHIFATIFADKIILDAESMGNYVSEARKKKAVFIPYGIEEIEKVPWDPQKLRMLNYSNIVLEKIKRNEYWLVVARLEPENNIHVIIEGFLKSNSRRPLVIVGDPTSEKYRKKLEKILKEDLNNRVMMVGAIYDNDLLNMLRQHCFAYIHGHSVGGTNPSLIEAMSMKNVIVAHDNEFNREVCGDTAFYFMNTEELGNLVDYIDSLNEAYEYKKKAFLRSINKYEWTKIIAEYKKAFFG from the coding sequence TTGGTTAATGATAAGAGAATAGTTTTGATTGGTTCCAGAGGGATACCGGCGAAGTATGGAGGGTTTGAAACATTTGCTGAAGGGTTATCAACAAGGCTGGCTGCTGATGGTTATGATATAACAGTAACGTGCGAATATGAACCGCCAGAATCAAGAATTGAAAATTATAATGGCGTTAAGCTTATACATTTCCCTTTAAAGCCTCCAGGAAATTACTTTTTAAGGAAATTCTATGAGAACCTATCTGACATATACTTCCTTATAAAACTGGCCCGTAAGTTTGACATAATATATTTTCTTGGAATTGAAGTGGGCCTCTTTCTTTTCATACCCAAACTTTTAAACAGGAATCTCTTTTTGATTGTCAATATCGATGGCGTCATGTGGAAGAGGACAAAATTTAATATCATTGAGAGGTGGCTCCTCAAAGTTAATCATATATTTGCCACGATATTCGCTGATAAAATTATACTTGATGCGGAGAGTATGGGAAATTATGTAAGTGAAGCGAGAAAGAAAAAAGCGGTTTTCATACCCTATGGTATTGAGGAGATTGAAAAGGTTCCGTGGGATCCCCAGAAACTTAGGATGTTGAACTATAGTAACATTGTCCTGGAGAAAATAAAAAGGAATGAGTATTGGCTTGTCGTGGCCAGACTCGAACCTGAGAACAACATACATGTTATTATTGAGGGGTTCCTGAAGAGTAACTCAAGGAGACCTTTAGTTATTGTTGGAGATCCTACTAGTGAAAAATACAGAAAAAAGCTGGAAAAAATCCTGAAAGAGGATCTTAACAATAGGGTAATGATGGTTGGCGCAATTTATGATAATGATCTCCTGAATATGTTAAGGCAGCATTGCTTTGCATATATTCATGGACACTCTGTTGGCGGAACCAATCCATCTCTGATTGAGGCCATGAGCATGAAGAATGTTATAGTTGCCCATGATAATGAATTTAACCGTGAAGTTTGTGGAGACACAGCCTTTTACTTTATGAATACTGAAGAACTGGGAAATCTTGTAGATTATATCGATAGTTTAAATGAGGCATATGAATACAAAAAAAAGGCTTTTTTAAGGTCTATAAATAAGTATGAATGGACAAAAATTATAGCAGAATACAAAAAAGCTTTTTTCGGTTAA
- a CDS encoding glycosyltransferase family 2 protein, producing MIPAYNEEESIGALLDRIMMLYPDAEIIVVDNNSSDRTAEIAASRGVRVIFEGRQGKTNAMLAAFRNVRTEYAIMMDADCTYPPEDSAHLIDVLKGEGADVVLGSRLKGDVEDGAISRLNRIGNCILSLTATILYRPVSDVCTGHWAFRRRAIDYLIDVGLRYPGFELEAEMFSKLARSDLRIVEVPISYRRRSNEPKLSSLTDGFKIFRTLIVERLR from the coding sequence ATGATACCGGCCTACAATGAGGAGGAGTCCATAGGGGCACTTCTTGACAGGATAATGATGCTCTACCCTGACGCCGAGATCATCGTTGTTGATAATAACTCCTCTGACAGGACCGCTGAGATTGCAGCATCACGTGGTGTCAGGGTCATCTTTGAGGGGAGACAGGGAAAAACTAATGCCATGCTCGCAGCCTTCAGGAATGTGAGGACGGAGTATGCCATCATGATGGACGCCGACTGCACCTACCCACCCGAGGACTCGGCGCACCTGATAGATGTGCTCAAGGGTGAGGGGGCTGATGTGGTCCTCGGTTCAAGGCTGAAGGGGGACGTGGAGGATGGTGCAATATCCCGCCTCAACAGGATCGGGAACTGTATACTGAGCCTCACCGCCACAATCCTTTACCGTCCTGTGAGTGATGTCTGCACAGGGCACTGGGCCTTCAGGAGGAGGGCGATAGATTACCTTATAGATGTGGGGCTTAGGTATCCTGGATTCGAACTGGAGGCCGAGATGTTCTCAAAACTTGCAAGGTCAGACCTCAGGATAGTTGAGGTCCCCATCTCCTACAGGAGGAGGTCCAATGAACCCAAACTTTCATCACTGACTGACGGCTTCAAAATCTTCAGGACGCTTATTGTTGAAAGGTTAAGGTAG
- a CDS encoding DUF2206 domain-containing protein translates to MKIITFIAISLITIVLNSAVLKFPIVTELMGLLFLLLVPGFLFIEIIGINSKSFDKLLYSIGISVSFIFLAGFFINSLHSFFGIKNAFDEFYVYLIFIITVFILLILYKVYAKNTYDLNIPNDPYKYINKYNLVLLIIPFFVLISVYSRNVYGNNVPLLFSIFIIALLPILVAYRKIPIDSYKLAVFVISFSLLMHTSLISNYLVGWDIQKEYYLANAVLKTGFWNVSLPDNYNAMLSITLFAPLISIFCRINLIWVFKVVYPFIFSFVPVILFRFFERQTDSRVAFFSVFFFMSVFVFFTELIALARQQIAELFLSLILLVMTDENIGKMEMSLLFVIFSFSLVVSHYGLSYVFILMLFMSLLMVMIRIPLSKLRIGGLGGHAIEISLNIPKVKNDVENDLNLVRFSFVALFFTFATTWYMYTSGSSIFVAIVGIGHQIISSIFTEFLNPSTAQGLAIISMESQSLLHEIGKYLHFLFQFLIIVGMFIFLRTKKFNFNIDYAFFSYVALIVCILAITLPYFSSALNTTRIYHITLFFLAPFAVIGSIYLSKTILKTEEHIFGCFSILLTVFILFNTGWIYTVSNDAPSVSSFAIDQRVDYPYFDYAELQGAKWIINKSGNKTVYADEYRRLIFLGYIPERTKVFDRNFDLSYVYLGKYNIKTSNLIVYKFIGVNPTLEKIPVLSLMNSTFEVYDNGESMILAGTTREG, encoded by the coding sequence ATGAAAATTATAACATTTATAGCAATATCTCTTATCACAATAGTTCTTAATTCAGCAGTCTTAAAATTTCCAATAGTCACTGAATTAATGGGTCTTCTATTTCTGCTGTTAGTTCCTGGGTTTCTCTTCATTGAGATTATTGGAATAAATTCCAAAAGCTTTGATAAGCTACTTTATTCGATAGGAATAAGTGTATCCTTCATATTTCTGGCGGGCTTTTTTATCAATAGTTTACATTCTTTCTTTGGAATTAAGAATGCCTTCGATGAGTTTTATGTTTATCTAATATTTATAATAACAGTCTTCATCTTATTAATTCTGTATAAAGTGTATGCTAAGAATACATATGATTTGAATATACCAAATGACCCATATAAATACATAAACAAATATAATTTGGTATTATTAATCATCCCGTTTTTTGTGTTGATATCAGTTTATTCAAGAAATGTTTATGGAAATAATGTTCCACTTCTTTTTTCCATTTTTATCATAGCTCTTCTACCGATTTTAGTAGCTTATAGAAAAATTCCTATAGATTCGTACAAACTTGCCGTCTTTGTTATTTCTTTTTCACTTTTAATGCATACTTCATTGATTAGCAACTACCTAGTAGGATGGGATATCCAGAAAGAATATTATCTGGCAAATGCGGTTCTAAAGACGGGTTTTTGGAATGTTTCTCTTCCTGATAATTATAATGCAATGTTGAGTATCACACTTTTTGCCCCTTTGATTTCAATTTTCTGCAGAATTAATCTTATATGGGTCTTTAAGGTTGTTTACCCATTTATATTTTCTTTTGTACCTGTTATTTTATTCAGATTTTTTGAGAGACAGACAGATTCCAGGGTAGCTTTTTTTTCTGTATTCTTCTTCATGTCTGTATTTGTATTTTTTACAGAATTGATAGCATTAGCAAGACAGCAGATAGCTGAACTCTTTTTATCCTTAATCCTTCTTGTCATGACGGATGAAAATATAGGAAAAATGGAAATGTCTTTATTATTTGTTATATTCTCCTTTTCACTTGTGGTTTCACACTATGGTCTCTCTTATGTTTTTATTTTGATGCTCTTTATGAGTTTATTAATGGTCATGATCCGTATTCCATTAAGTAAACTTAGAATAGGTGGGCTAGGTGGGCACGCCATTGAAATTAGTTTAAATATCCCTAAAGTAAAGAATGATGTAGAGAATGACCTAAATCTTGTAAGATTCAGTTTTGTAGCTTTATTTTTTACATTTGCCACAACATGGTACATGTATACTTCAGGTTCATCAATATTTGTTGCTATAGTAGGTATAGGACACCAAATCATAAGCAGTATTTTCACTGAATTCCTTAATCCATCTACAGCTCAAGGACTTGCGATAATTTCAATGGAATCTCAAAGTCTATTACATGAGATAGGGAAATATTTACATTTCTTATTTCAGTTTCTAATTATTGTAGGAATGTTCATTTTCTTACGGACTAAAAAATTTAACTTTAATATTGATTATGCTTTCTTTTCTTATGTTGCATTAATTGTTTGTATACTGGCTATCACACTCCCATATTTTTCAAGTGCTTTAAACACTACAAGAATTTATCATATCACTCTTTTCTTTTTAGCACCATTCGCTGTTATTGGTAGCATCTACCTGTCAAAAACGATTTTAAAAACCGAAGAGCACATATTTGGTTGTTTTTCAATTCTATTAACTGTTTTTATCTTATTTAACACAGGATGGATTTACACAGTTTCTAATGATGCGCCGTCAGTTTCTTCATTTGCTATCGATCAGAGAGTCGATTACCCTTATTTTGATTATGCCGAACTCCAAGGAGCAAAATGGATTATAAACAAGAGTGGTAATAAAACAGTCTACGCTGACGAATATCGAAGATTAATATTTTTAGGTTACATACCTGAAAGAACGAAAGTTTTTGATAGAAACTTTGATCTTTCCTATGTTTACCTCGGAAAATACAACATTAAAACTTCTAATCTCATAGTATATAAGTTTATAGGAGTAAACCCAACATTGGAGAAAATTCCTGTTCTTTCCTTAATGAATTCTACTTTTGAAGTATACGACAATGGTGAGAGCATGATTTTGGCTGGAACTACTAGGGAGGGATAA